In Juglans microcarpa x Juglans regia isolate MS1-56 chromosome 8D, Jm3101_v1.0, whole genome shotgun sequence, the following are encoded in one genomic region:
- the LOC121242685 gene encoding cytochrome P450 81Q32-like, whose translation MFFQILLFVAFYVIAKHLLSKTQNLPPSPFPTLPIVGHLYHLKKALHRSLTRLSNRYGPIFYLSFGSRPVFVISSPCAAEECLATNDINFANRPRLLARKHLGYNFTSLAWAPYGDHWQKLRRISSLELLSSHRLQMLSRIRTDEVRSLHRRLLPTNSKNRNQTEVHDLKSAFFELMLNVMMRMIAGKRYYGGSAAEAEEDQVGKFRDVASETFRLGSITNTTDFLPMLSWFGISRMEKRLILLQEKRDRFMQSLIEEHRRMGCDADAEKGKKKKKKTMIGVLLDLQEPEPEYYKDEIIRGIMLVLLSAGTDTSAGTMEWAMSLLLNKPEVLKKAQAEIDNHVGLDRLLDEPDLAQLPYLCCIINETLRMYPAGPLLVPHESSEDCQVGGFHVPRGTTLLVNLWGIQYDPSIWEDPTNFKPERFERMKDEFKFRFMPFGSGRRGCPGEGLAMRMVGSALGSLIQCFEWQRIGEEMVDMNEVVGLTLTKARPLHAICRPRPAMVNLLSQL comes from the exons ATGTTCTTCCAAATTCTTCTCTTCGTAGCCTTTTATGTAATAGCCAAGCACTTGCTTTCCAAGACCCAAAACCTCCCACCAAGTCCTTTCCCCACCCTCCCCATTGTTGGACATCTCTACCACCTAAAGAAAGCCCTCCACCGCTCTCTAACCAGGTTATCAAACCGGTACGGTCCCATATTTTATCTCAGCTTTGGCTCTCGACCAGTCTTTGTCATCTCTTCCCCGTGCGCGGCCGAGGAATGTCTGGCCACCAATGACATCAACTTTGCCAACCGCCCTCGCTTGCTGGCCAGGAAACACCTCGGCTACAACTTCACCTCCCTTGCATGGGCCCCCTACGGTGATCACTGGCAAAAGCTCCGCCGTATCTCGTCCCTCGAACTTCTCTCTTCCCACCGCCTCCAAATGCTCTCCCGTATACGCACCGACGAGGTTCGTTCGCTCCATCGCCGGCTCTTGCCTACTAATAGTAAGAATCGAAACCAAACTGAAGTCCATGATCTGAAATCAGCCTTCTTTGAGCTGATGCTTAACGTCATGATGAGGATGATTGCTGGGAAGCGGTATTACGGAGGTAGCGCGGCGGAAGCAGAAGAAGATCAAGTCGGCAAGTTTCGGGATGTTGCGTCTGAAACATTTCGGTTGGGGTCTATCACAAATACCACAGATTTTTTGCCGATGTTGAGCTGGTTTGGGATTAGTAGGATGGAGAAGAGGTTGATTTTATTGCAGGAAAAGAGAGACAGATTTATGCAGAGCTTGATAGAGGAGCATAGAAGAATGGGATGTGATGCAGATGCAGAAAAGggtaagaagaagaagaagaagaccatGATTGGAGTTCTGTTGGATCTGCAAGAACCGGAACCTGAATACTACAAGGACGAGATTATCAGAGGCATCATGCTG GTCCTATTATCAGCTGGAACCGACACTTCGGCTGGCACCATGGAGTGGGCAATGTCACTTTTGCTCAACAAGCCAGAAGTTCTGAAGAAGGCGCAGGCAGAAATCGACAATCATGTGGGACTTGATCGCCTGCTTGATGAACCCGATTTGGCTCAGCTTCCATATCTTTGTTGCATTATAAACGAGACACTGCGCATGTATCCAGCAGGGCCATTACTTGTGCCGCACGAGTCATCGGAGGATTGCCAGGTGGGTGGCTTCCACGTCCCTCGTGGCACTACACTACTTGTGAATTTGTGGGGCATACAATATGACCCGTCAATTTGGGAGGACCCCACGAATTTCAAGCCGGAAAGGTTTGAACGGATGAAAGATGAGTTTAAGTTTAGGTTCATGCCTTTTGGATCAGGGAGGAGGGGCTGTCCCGGAGAAGGTTTGGCCATGAGGATGGTTGGCTCTGCTTTGGGTTCACTGATACAGTGCTTCGAGTGGCAGAGGATTGGTGAGGAAATGGTAGACATGAACGAAGTGGTTGGGCTGACCTTGACAAAGGCTCGACCATTGCATGCTATTTGTCGTCCACGTCCAGCCATGGTCAACCTTCTTTCTCAACTTTGa